The Myxosarcina sp. GI1 nucleotide sequence TTTCTAAAATAATTTGCCGAATTAAAGCTTTTTCTTCATCGGGAATAGTACGGTAAAAAGTCAAATAAATTAGAGAAATAACTTTTTTAGCACCAGTTAAATTCTCAATATTTACCTGAGTCAGTACGCTATTAGGGACGATAACTAGACTACCTTTACCCGAAGTCCTAATTTTAGTCGATCGCCAACCAATTGATTCTACTCTGCCAAATGTGCCATCGGGCAGATGAATATAGTCGTCAATAACAAAAGGGCGATCTAAATAAAGTACGATTCCTCCTAATACCTGTTCGAGAATTTTTTGGGATGCAAATGCTACTGCCAAACCGCCAATTCCCAAACTAGCAACCAAACCAAAGATATTGATTTTATGTGTTTGAGCAAAGATAAAAACGATTACTAAAACAATAGTGAAGTTGGCAAAAAGTTTGCCTAAGATTAAAAATTCACCAGTAAGCTTACGTCCTCTTTGCAGTGCAGCATCTAATAAAAAATTATCGAAAACCTGACTAAAAATCCGAAATCCCAACCAAATAAAACTGACAGAAATTACCACACTCAAGGGAATTTCAATAACGTTAATCCATTTGGGCAGGGGTAAAACTAGTAATGCCAGATCGAAAAAAGCTAATAAACTTGCTATCTTTAACCAATAGCTATCCGAGCCAACTATTTTTTGATAAATTTCACTAACTTGAGGAGATAGCAAACGCTCGCTAAGAAAACGCATCAATTGAAATAGAAAAAAAAGTCCAAAAAGAGCCATAATTGCCGTACAGCCAATTAAAACCAGTAAAATATCGGTGTCAATATCAGTCACTTCTGTTAAGTAAGCATCCATTTTGTCAAACCTGATTACCTAATATAAGTAAATGGTGCGATTGCTCTTAGCGATAACAGCGCGTACGCAAGGGAGCGTGGCTTGAAACAGAGCCTATTCGCGCCATGCCATTTAGATTAAAAATAAAACCAGATAAGAACTAATTTAACCTTTACTATTTCAAAATCAAGCATAACCCATACCATAAATTTGTAGGAAAAGTTCTCAATTCCAACAAAAATGTCACAATGTATGTATCTATTAACAAAATACTTAAGCTTAAAGCTCTATTGAATAGCGCGTGAATTTAATTGCTTCTACTTCCGAGATAAATCTAAAAACAATATTTCCATTTGAGTTAGACGATTTTCAAAAGCAGGCGATCGCCGCTTTGGCTGCGGGAAAGTCGGTAGTAGTGTGCGCTCCTACAGGTTCGGGTAAGACTTTAATTGGAGAATACGCTATCTATCGCGCCTTAGAACAAAACAAGCGAGTTTTTTATACTACTCCACTCAAAGCTCTATCCAATCAAAAATTTCGCGATTTTCAGGCACAGTTTGGAGCGGGAAATAGTCAGAAAATTGGGTTGCTAACAGGAGATATTATTATCAACCCCAATGCGGCAGTGGTGGTAATGACCACAGAAATTTTCCGCAATATGCTATACGAAACACCCATCGGACAGTTAGGAACTTCTTTAGAAGACGTAGCGGCAGTAGTCTTAGATGAATGTCACTATTTGAGCAATCGCTTTCGTGGTACAGTTTGGGAAGAGTCGATTATTTACTGTCCTCCACGAATTCAGTTAGTGGCTCTTTCGGCAACGGTAGGCAATCCTGAAGAGTTGACCGATTGGATAGTTAAAGTCCGTAATGCCCGTCCAGATGATGGCATAACCTATGAGTGCGAACTTGTTAATTCCGATTTTCGTCCCGTACCCCTGCGTTATTATTTTTGCGATCGCCGAGGATTACATCATCTTTTAGATCGTACTCAGAGTAAACTTAATCCCAAACTTAAAGGGCTGCCTTCTAAAACTGGTTCCCGCAGGCGAGGGGGAAAACCCAAGCACCCTGGTATATTTCAAGTAGTGCAGCAGCTAGCAGCTAACGATATGTTGCCAGCAATCTATATTATCTTTAGTCGTCGGGGATGCGATCGCGCTGTAGACGAACTAGATTCTTTGGCTTTAGTAACTCCCGAAGAAGCAACACAAATAGAAGCAATATTGCTACATTTCTTTTTGGTTGGCAATTTGGAATTGCAAAATGCTTTGCTGCAATATTTAGCCGCAGAAAATGAAATTTTAGTAGATTTGCTTCGAGAATATTTAGCACAAAACCCCAACGCCGAGACAAATTTACTAACTTATCTCACTGCCAATCCCAATCAGAAATATTTACTCTGGCAATTTTTGTGCGAACAGTCGCAAATTGCCAGAATCGACCAGATAGAACCGTTAATGCGGGGTATTGCCTCCCATCATGCAGGACTCTTACCAGCCTGGAAAGAATTAGTAGAAAGATTGTTTGAGTCGGCGTTGGTTAAAATTGTTTTTGCTACCGCTACTCTAGCTGCGGGGATTAATATGCCCGCTCGTACTACGGTAATGTCTGCTCTATCCAAACGTACCGATGGCGGACACAGTATGTTAACTCCCTCAGAATTTTTACAAATATCTGGTAGGGCAGGGCGCAGGGGTAAAGATAAAGTTGGTAATGTAGTAACTTTACAAACTCCCTATGAAGGAGCTAAAGAAGCAGCATTTTTGGCAACTTCGGAAGCAGAACCCCTCAGAAGCTGGTTTACGCCTTCTTACGGTATGGTGCTCAATCTCTTACAAAAATACTCCCTTAATGAAGTCAAAGAGTTGCTAGAAAGAAGCTTTGCCGAATACTTAGCCCAGAAAAAACTCGCTCCCGAACAACAGACGATTGCCGAAATCACTACCGAACTAGCTAAGTTAGATGTAGAGCTTGCTCCCTTACCCATAGGACAGCTAAATAGCTATCAAAAATTGCGAGATCGCCTGAAAGAAGAACGTCGATTGCTAGGTATTTTACAGCAGCAAGCTGAAGCTGAAAGAAAAAATCAAATTAAACCTTTAATTTCGCAAATAGAACCTGGAAGAATTGTCGGTTTAAAAGGCAGACATCTAAAAGTCAGTTCTCCAATTGCAGCAGTTTTAATCGATCCTCAAGTTCCAAGTTCGGGAAAGGCACCCAATTTATTGTGTTTGGGAGCTGATAACTATTGGTACATTGCCGCAAATGCTGACATTAGCGAAATTAATGAAGGTTTTCTGCCTGGAGAACTTGTTACCGAAATTCCCCAGCAGTCTTTTGAAAATATCAAACTGGGAAAATGGCGCAAAGGCGACGAGTATACGGCAATAATTGCCAACCAAATTGCCGATTATCTCATTCCCATACCTCCCGCTCCCGAAGTCAACGAACAACAACAAAGATTAGATGTAGTGCAGGAACGTTTGGACGCTCACCCACTGCAACAGGTAAGCAATCCCAATCGATTGCTCAAAAAACACAAACAAAGATCGGTCTTACGAGAAAAGCTGCATCGGACTCAAATCAAATATCAAAAACAAAAATCCAATCAATCTTATTATTGGGAAGATTTTCTCAACTTAATCAAAGTCCTACAGGAGTTTGAAGCACTTGACGGCTATACTCCCACCTTTTTAGGGCAGGCAGCCGCTACCATTCGCGGCGATAACGAACTGTGGTTGGCTTTGGCATTTGTCTCTGGAGAATTAGAATACTTAGAACCAGCACGTTTAGCAGCTACCGTTTGCGCTTTAATTACCGAAACTCCCCGCGCCGATGTCTGGTGTGACTATCCGCCACCACAAGAGGTGTTAGAAGCTCTAGGAGTCAAAAAACGTTCTTCTGAGGGGGGTAGAGAAACTTCAGTGATTCGCGAGTTGCGAACTCAGCTATTTCAAGTGCAGCGTCGCTATGATGTCGGTCTACCCGTATGGCGAGAATACGAACTAGTTGGTTTATGCGAACAGTGGGCATTAGGGATTGAATGGAACGAACTTTGCGAAAGTGTAAGTTTGGCAGAAGGAGATATTGTTAGAATGCTACGACGTACTGTAGATGTACTCTTGCAAATACCGCAAATACCCAATATTTCGTCTATTTTATCCGATAATGCCCGTGAAGCAGCGGCGATGATGAAGAGGTTTCCTATTTAAATGAAACTATATGATGTCGCTATAGTTGGTGCGGGTATGGCAGGTTTGACTTGCGCCAGGCAATTACAGCAGCAAGGATACCGAGTAATAGTTTTAGAAA carries:
- a CDS encoding mechanosensitive ion channel family protein produces the protein MDAYLTEVTDIDTDILLVLIGCTAIMALFGLFFLFQLMRFLSERLLSPQVSEIYQKIVGSDSYWLKIASLLAFFDLALLVLPLPKWINVIEIPLSVVISVSFIWLGFRIFSQVFDNFLLDAALQRGRKLTGEFLILGKLFANFTIVLVIVFIFAQTHKINIFGLVASLGIGGLAVAFASQKILEQVLGGIVLYLDRPFVIDDYIHLPDGTFGRVESIGWRSTKIRTSGKGSLVIVPNSVLTQVNIENLTGAKKVISLIYLTFYRTIPDEEKALIRQIILESTKDIFGIDPRNTEVIFKNLVAENNQKITQAQVNFFILGSGEVSMDLRRQLLDAANQSITKQLKEYSIAFDLEERTINVDSPITI
- a CDS encoding RNA helicase; this translates as MNLIASTSEINLKTIFPFELDDFQKQAIAALAAGKSVVVCAPTGSGKTLIGEYAIYRALEQNKRVFYTTPLKALSNQKFRDFQAQFGAGNSQKIGLLTGDIIINPNAAVVVMTTEIFRNMLYETPIGQLGTSLEDVAAVVLDECHYLSNRFRGTVWEESIIYCPPRIQLVALSATVGNPEELTDWIVKVRNARPDDGITYECELVNSDFRPVPLRYYFCDRRGLHHLLDRTQSKLNPKLKGLPSKTGSRRRGGKPKHPGIFQVVQQLAANDMLPAIYIIFSRRGCDRAVDELDSLALVTPEEATQIEAILLHFFLVGNLELQNALLQYLAAENEILVDLLREYLAQNPNAETNLLTYLTANPNQKYLLWQFLCEQSQIARIDQIEPLMRGIASHHAGLLPAWKELVERLFESALVKIVFATATLAAGINMPARTTVMSALSKRTDGGHSMLTPSEFLQISGRAGRRGKDKVGNVVTLQTPYEGAKEAAFLATSEAEPLRSWFTPSYGMVLNLLQKYSLNEVKELLERSFAEYLAQKKLAPEQQTIAEITTELAKLDVELAPLPIGQLNSYQKLRDRLKEERRLLGILQQQAEAERKNQIKPLISQIEPGRIVGLKGRHLKVSSPIAAVLIDPQVPSSGKAPNLLCLGADNYWYIAANADISEINEGFLPGELVTEIPQQSFENIKLGKWRKGDEYTAIIANQIADYLIPIPPAPEVNEQQQRLDVVQERLDAHPLQQVSNPNRLLKKHKQRSVLREKLHRTQIKYQKQKSNQSYYWEDFLNLIKVLQEFEALDGYTPTFLGQAAATIRGDNELWLALAFVSGELEYLEPARLAATVCALITETPRADVWCDYPPPQEVLEALGVKKRSSEGGRETSVIRELRTQLFQVQRRYDVGLPVWREYELVGLCEQWALGIEWNELCESVSLAEGDIVRMLRRTVDVLLQIPQIPNISSILSDNAREAAAMMKRFPI